GGACTGGCCGCGGTGCTGGTCGGCGACAACCCCGCCTCGGTGATCTACGTTCGGAACAAACGGAAGGCCTGCGAGGAGGTCGGAATCTATTCCGAAGAGCACAAACTTCCGGCCTCCACAAAACAGGAAGACCTGCTCAATCTGATCCTTCAGCTCAACAACGATCCGAAGATCCACGGCATCCTGGTGCAGCTTCCGCTGCCGAAGCATCTCGATACCGAACAGGTGTTGTATGCCGTTTCCCCGAAGAAGGACGTGGACGGGCTGCATCCCAACAACGTGGGCCATCTCACGATGGGCTCGCCGGTGTTCGTGCCCTGCACGCCGGCGGGGGTCATGGCAATCCTGGATTATCACAAGATCCCGATCGAAGGCCGACGGGCCGTGATCGTCGGACGGAGCAATCTTGTCGGCCGGCCGGTCGGACTGTTATTGATGCACCGGAACGCCACGATCACGGTCTGCCACTCGCGAACCCGCGACATCGGAGCGGTTTGTCGGGAAGGAGACATCCTGATCGCCGCGATCGGCAAGCCCAGGTTCATCACGGCCGACATGGTCAAGAACGGCGCGGCCGTGATCGACGTGGGCATCAACCGCCTCCCGGACGGCAAGCTGGTCGGGGATGTGGATTACGAGCCGGTCTCCCAAAAAGCCGGTTGGATCACGCCCGTGCCCGGCGGGGTCGGTCCCATGACGATCGCCATGTTGCTGCAGAACACCCTGGAAGCGGCCGGGAGAAGCCGGTAGCGCCTATGTCCAAGATCACGGTACTCGATCTGCTTAAAAAGAAACGCGAGGGCAAAAAGCTCACCATGCTCACCGCATATGATTTCCCGTTCGCCCAGATCGTGGACGAAGCGGGCATCGACATGATTTTAGTCGGCGATTCCTTGGGTGTCGTGGTTCAGGGAAACAGCAACACGCTTCCGGTGACCATGGACGAGATGCTGTACCATACCCGAATCTCGTCCCGCGCGGTCGAGCATGCGCTGGTGATCGGGGACATGCCCTTCATGTCGTTTCAGCCCGGCATCGAGGACGCCGTCCGCAATGCATGCCGTTTTATTCAGGCCGGCGCCTCGGCGGTGAAGCTGGAAGGGGGCGAAGGAGTTGTCGATCGCATCCGGGCGTTGGCCCGAATGGATATTCCCGTCATGGGCCATGTCGGCCTGACGCCGCAGTCGGTCCATCGCATGGGAGGTTACAAGGTCCAGGGCCGGGAGCCGATGGTGGCCGAGCGCATTATGAGCGACGCCCGTGCGGTCGAAGAGGCCGGCGCGTTCGGGATCGTCCTTGAGGGCATCCCTCTGGAACTGGGCCGGAAGATCACCAAGACCCTTTCGATCCCCACCATTGGAATCGGGGCCGGACCTCACTGCGACGGGCAGGTCCTGGTGCTGCATGATTTGTTGGGTCTGTTTGAGCGATTTCATCCCACCTTCGTCAAGACGTACGCCAATCTCAAGTCCCAGGCTCTTGAGGCCATCCGGCGGTACAAGGAAGAAGTCGAGCTTGGAAAGTTTCCTTCCGAAGAAGAAAGTTATAAATAAACCTCCATCCCGGATCGGCGGGTTCCATCCCTATCGTGTGGCGACTGTTTAAAAAGCGACAAAAGGATGATCTTTCGCGATTGGTCTCGGCCTACCGCTTCCTCCTCAAAATCTCCCGGCAGAACACGTCCGAGGCACTGCAGCCGTGGCGGGGAGCCTTCGGTCAAGCCTGCCAGCTTCTTTTTCGTGACTGGCCTTCCCCGAACGAGTCGCGACGCTTTGAAAAGAAGATGCTCCGCCGGCTTCAAAAGACCGTCGACGTGCCCCGGGCTTTCATCCTGGCCTTCAACGATTATCTGGATCAGAAGCCGTTGAGCCCGGAGGAACTGGACGAGGTGATTCGACG
The window above is part of the Nitrospiria bacterium genome. Proteins encoded here:
- the panB gene encoding 3-methyl-2-oxobutanoate hydroxymethyltransferase yields the protein MSKITVLDLLKKKREGKKLTMLTAYDFPFAQIVDEAGIDMILVGDSLGVVVQGNSNTLPVTMDEMLYHTRISSRAVEHALVIGDMPFMSFQPGIEDAVRNACRFIQAGASAVKLEGGEGVVDRIRALARMDIPVMGHVGLTPQSVHRMGGYKVQGREPMVAERIMSDARAVEEAGAFGIVLEGIPLELGRKITKTLSIPTIGIGAGPHCDGQVLVLHDLLGLFERFHPTFVKTYANLKSQALEAIRRYKEEVELGKFPSEEESYK
- the folD gene encoding bifunctional methylenetetrahydrofolate dehydrogenase/methenyltetrahydrofolate cyclohydrolase FolD, with amino-acid sequence MTEIIDGKKISAEIKGRIKENVAVLKAEGRTPGLAAVLVGDNPASVIYVRNKRKACEEVGIYSEEHKLPASTKQEDLLNLILQLNNDPKIHGILVQLPLPKHLDTEQVLYAVSPKKDVDGLHPNNVGHLTMGSPVFVPCTPAGVMAILDYHKIPIEGRRAVIVGRSNLVGRPVGLLLMHRNATITVCHSRTRDIGAVCREGDILIAAIGKPRFITADMVKNGAAVIDVGINRLPDGKLVGDVDYEPVSQKAGWITPVPGGVGPMTIAMLLQNTLEAAGRSR